GGTGCCGCTGCCGGAGGCGGTGCGCCAGCAATTGCGGGCCGCCGCGGGCGTGGGCGCGTGGACGGTTTCCGGCGCCCTGTACGGCAGCAACGACCAGGTCGCGGCCGCCCGGCGCGCGGTGCGCCGGGCGCTGGCGCCGACCCGGGCCAGGGTCCAGTTCCTCGACGAGCGCAAGCTCAACCTGGCGGACACCGCGGCGCGCCTGCTGAAGGGTACCGGCATGGGCAGGCGCCTGGCGGCCAAGGTGGCGCTGGGGCGTTCCCTGTTCGAGATGAACCGCGGCATTCCGAACGGCCGCTTCCTGGCCGGCGCCTACTGGCGCAGGCGCGGCGGCCTGCCGGCGGATTTTCCCGCCAATGCCAACCCGGCGCTGGACCGCTGCGGCATGTTGTGGGTATCGCCGGTGCTGCCGATGCGCGGCGAAGACCTGCTGCGCGTGCATGCGTTGGCGGCGCCGATCTTCAGCACGCATGGCTTCGATCTGTTCGTCACCTTCAGCATGATCAACGAGCGGGCGCTGGGCGGCGTCCTGACGGTGGCTTACGACGCGGAGGACCCGGCCGAAGTGGCGCGGGCGCGCCTGTGCTACCGGCAGGTCTTTGAAACGATGATGGCGGCGGGGTACATTCCCTACCGAGTGGGCCTGCAGTCGATGGCCGACCTGGACAACGGCGACGACGCCTACTGGCGCATGGTCGGCCGTATCAAGGCGGCGCTCGATCCGGCCAACATCATTGCGCCGGGGCGCTATTCGGCACGCGGGCGGCCGCCTGGTTGAACACCGCGCCGCACAGGCACGGCGGCCCTGGTTCGCCCGTCTGCGCGCCGGCGGGCGGGCGTACGGGCGGCGGTGCGGCATGGATCACAGTTTTGCCATCAGCGCCCGCACCTCGGGATGGCGCTTGAAGTCGCGCACCGCCAGCAACCGTTCGCACTGTGCCCTGGCCCCCTTGCGGTCGCCGGTCATGAACAGCACCTGCGCGAAACGCAGCCGGATGTCGTTCTCCGCCGGCGCCTGTTCGGTGGCCGTTTTCAACAGCGGCAGGGCGCGGGCCGTGTTGCCCTTGTCGATCAAGATCGCCGCCAGCGTATCGGCTATGGCCGCGCTTTTCGGCGCCAGCCTGTAAGCTTTTTCGGCAATGTCCAACGCGCGGTCGTCCTTCATTTGGAGCAGCGCCCATGCGTATTCGTTCAGCGTCACGGGATCTTCCGGCGCGTTGCGCAAGGCCTGCTCGTATTGCTGGCTCGCGGTCCTGTAATCGCCTGTCGCTGCCAGCGTGCTGGCGTAATAGATGCGCGTCCCGGTGTCGGCCGGCTGTTTTTCCAGCCATTGCCGCATCTGCGCCGTCGCCTCCTGCCGCTTGCCTGCCCCGAGCAGGGCACGGTGCAACGCGATCACGATCTGCGCGGACGGGGCGACCTGGATAGCACGCTGGTAGCGTTGCGCGGCGTCGGCCGGCTTGTGCTGGACCATCAGCACATCGCCTTCCAGCTTGAATCCGAGCGGCCAGTCGGCGTGGCGCGCCTGCAGCGCCTGGGCGGCCGCGAGTGCCTCGCTCAGCGCCTTTCTGTCGATCAGCAGCGCATGCTGGAGCATCAGCCCGTCCACACTGTCGGGATCGGCCTTCAGCGCCCTGCGCGCTGCCTGCAATGCATCGTCGGGACGCTTTGCCGCCAGGTGGAGGGCGGCGATCCGGATTTGCACGGCGGACGATTTGGGCTGCATCGCCGCAAGGCGCTCGTAGCTTTCCAGGGCGGCCTCGTCCTGCCGGTTGAGCTCCTGCGCCCGGGCGAGCAGGGCCAGCGCGCCGGCATCGTCCGTATCGGTGGCTTGCAGTTTCTGCGCCAGGGTCAGGGCCTTCTGCTTGTCGCCCGTGCGCAGGTAAAAGTCCGCCAGTTGCTGGGCCGATGCCTTGTCGTCCGGGTTTTCCCTGGCCGCCTGTTCCAGCCAGCGGACGGCCTCGGCCGGCTTGCCCAGCCGCGCCTCGAGCCTGGCCAGAGACGTCATCAGCGCAGCGTTCTTCTTGTCCCCCGCCAGTGCGGTCTGGTAGCGCTTGCGCGCATCGTCCGGTTTCTTCTCCATGACGTCGAGATTGGCCAGGTTGTCGAGGGCGGCCAGGTGGCCCGCTTCGAGCGCGAGCGCCTTGTTGAAGCCGGCGCGTGCGCCGTCGAGGTCGCTGCGTGCCAGCAGCACGCCGGCGCGCAGGTTCTGCAGCAGCGCGCTGTCGCCCTTGCCGATCATCGCATCGACCGTCGCGAGCGCCTTGTCGAACTGCTTGTCGCGCAGGTGGCTCATCACGAGCAGCGTGCCGGCACGCTCGGCGCCGCTGCCGCCCTCGGCCGCACGTTCCAGCTCGGCGATGGCCTTCGAATTGTCCCCCAGCTTCAGCCGGCTGAGGCCGTGGCCAAGCCGCAGGTCCGAGCGTTCCGGGCTCAGGGCGCTGGCCTTTTCGAAGTAGGCGGCCGACTGGGTGAAATTGCGCGCCTGCATCTCCGCCTCGCCCGCCAGCGCCAGCAGATCGGCATCGTTCGGGGCGTCCTTCAACGCGCTGCGCATCATCTTCAGTGCATCGTCTCGTTTGCCGCTGCGCAATGCCACCGTTGCCAGCAACTTCGTCGCATACGCATGGTTGGGATTGGCCTGCAGGAACTGGTTCAAGTACTGCTCGGCCCGGGTATCTGATCCCGTCAGCACCGATACCGCGCCGGCCAGCAGCACGCTCGGCATATGGTCCGGCGCCGCGCGCAGTACCTGCTGGACCTGTTCCAGCGCTGCCTTGTAGCGCTTTTCGCGGAAGTCCAGCAATGCCTGCGAGTAGGAGATCATCAGGTTCTTCGGCTGGGCCTTGCGGGCCAGCTTGATCTGCTGGCGCGCGTCGTCCAGGCGATCTTCCTGGATCGCCAGGTTGGCCAGGTCGATGTGGGCCTGCACGTTGTTCGGCTTGACTTCGAGGATACGCTCGTAGGTCTTGCGCGCGGCAGCGGCATCATTGCCGGCGCGCTGCAGGTCGCCCTTCAGGCGCAGCGACTCCACGTTGTCGGGATTCTGCACGATCGCCTGCTCCACCAGTTCCCTGGCCTTGTCGGACTTGTCACCGATGAGCGCCAGCTTCGCCAGGCCGAGCGTGGCGTCCGCAAGTCCGGGCTTCACTTGCAGGGCGCGCTCGAACCGGGAGCGTGCCTCGTCGGGCCGGTTCAGGCCCAGCAGCGCTTGCCCGCGCAGCGCCAGTATCTGGGCGTTGCCCTCGTCGTCGGCAAACTCGTCCAGCAGGCGCTGGAACTGGCCCTGCGACAGCAGCGACCTGCCGAGTGCCGGCAGCACGAGGTCGGCTTGCGCGCCGAGGTCGCGGGCCCGCCGCAGCTCCTTCTCCGCAGATGCCATGTCGCCGGTATCCAGGTAAGTCTGTCCCAGCATCAGGCGCGCGAGCGCATGTTCGGGTTGTTGCTGGACGACGTTCTTCAGCTGGATGATGGCGGCCTTCGCATCACCCTGGTCGCGGTAGCGGCGGGCGTCGGCGATCAGGTCATCGGCGGGAAGCGGGCGGCTGCATGCGCCCAGCGCCAGCAGAAGGGGCAGGGCACCGAGCGCGGTGCGTACAGGCTGGGGAATAGACGTGTTACGGAAGCTGGTGCTGGGGAAGCGATTCGGCATGACGGTCTCCATTGCAGGCTGAACTGCCAGCGTAGGAAATCGCCGGGCAGGCTCGTTGATCGTCCTCAACGATACCTGCCATCGTGGACATGCTTATTGCATGGCGGCCACGCCGCGCGGATGACGGCCGGGCAATGGCGCCGGCAGGCGCGTGCCGCTGCCGATCAGGCCGCGCTGTGCGGCCACCACCACCGCATGGGTGCGCGCGGTCGCATCGAGCTTGCTCATCAGGCCCTTGACATGGGTCTTGACGGTGCCGACGCCGATGCCGAGCTCCCGTGCGATCGACTTGTTGCAGCAGCCCCGGGCCAGCAGCAGCAGGACATCCGTCTCCCGCCCGGTCAGCGATTCCCGGCTCAGGCTGTCCGCCACGCAGCGTGTGACCGCCTCGGCCAGGTAGCGCATGCCCTGGCTCAGTTGCTGCACGGCCCGTACCAGCTCGTCCGCCGGACAGCCCTGCAGCAGGTAGCCATGCACGCCGCTGTCCATTGCCGTGCGTACCTGCCATTCCTTGTCGAGCTGCGTCACGATCAGCACGCGCGGCGCAGCGCCGTAACGGTCGGGCGATAATTGCCGCGCCAGCGTGATACCGCTATCGTAATCGGCAATGATAACGCGGGCGTGCGCCTGGCCCTGGGGCTGCCGATCCTGCAGCGTCAGGTGGAACCCGCCGCAGTCGGCGAGCAGGGCATGGATGCCGGCCGTCATGACGGCATCGGCATGCATGATATGGACGGAAGGCTGGTTGGCTTGCATGGTCTCTCCTGTTCCGCAACAGCAAATGGCTGTTGCTTCTCATGCATGCATAATGAAACTGCAATACGGAGAAGGCAAGTTAAGTGATGTTAAAGGCGTTTGTTAACGGTGCCGTCCACCGTGTGCACTGCAAGGTTCTGCGCAGGCGGGGCGTGTCGTCGGGGGCTGGCTGGACCGGCAGGAAGGCTGCCGGCGGACACCGCAAATCGCGGACGGCATGGCGACAAATGGCATCGCCGCAAAACCGCATGCGGCCGTCAGGTACCGCATGATAGACTGCGAACCGATTACTTCACAAGGCCGGCCGCGGCAAGCCAGCGGGCAGCCTCTTCGCTGCCGTCTTTCGCCAGCGAAGCCAGGCGCAAGGCCGCCTTTGGATGGCGATGCTCGGCCGCCTGCGCATACAGGGGCCAGGCCTTGTCGGGCTGGCGGCCGCTGTTTTCGGCCGCACGATGATACATTTCAGCAAGCTGGAATGCCGACTCCGCGTCGCCGGCACGTGCGGCTTCCTCGAACAGGCGCATTGCTTCGCCGCGGCGCGGCGTCTTGTTCTGGTAGAGCATGCCCAACTCCCGCTTGGCCACGATCGAGCCCTGGTCGGCCCATTCGCGCAGCCGCCGTTCCGCTGCTGCGCCGCCATGCGCGCTCAGGCGCTGTGCCGCCGCCTCGATGACGGGCGCGGGCGGAACAGCGCCTTCCTTGGCCTGGCAGGCTATCAGGGCGCCCACCATCACGAACACCGATGAAATCATCGCGCCGGACTTGTTGAATAATTCCATGTTCTTCTTCTTGCCTTGTTCAGGTCTGCACAGCGAAATCCGTACTGCCGGTGTGCTTTGATGATCCGCATCCAGGCCGGCACTTCCACGCCTGGCGATTCCCACGGCGGTGCCGCACTGCATGCTTCACGAAGCTACGCTGCGTATCGGCACCCATGGTCAAAGCAGGCCAAAACCGGCCGAAGCATGCGGAGGATACCGATTGCTGTTGAGCCATGGTGCACGAACGGATGCCTGGTGGCAGGCGCACCTGCCGTCAGCCGGCCAGATGCGCTTGACCGGGCCGAAACGCTATCGATCTTAGCATGTTGACTATGGGGAAAGGTACAGGAACGCCGGCACGGCGGATAACAATTGTAACGAGACGTTAGTACGGTTCAGGCCGCATTATAGCCGCCTGCCGCCGGTGGCGCCCACCGGGGCGCGCGGCAGCCCTCCGTGCTTGCGTTCGCGCGGCGTAGCAAAGGCCTTACCCGCGCTCGGCTGCGCGGCCCGCGTGCTGGTCGAGCCATGTGCCGGCGTGGTCCATCACCAGCCGCAGTTCGGCCTCGGCCGCCGTGAAGAGCAGCGGAATTTCGATGACCCTGCCTTCGGTCAGGGCCAGCTCCAGTGCCAGGCAGGCGGCAACGAACCGGCTGGCACCGAGTTCGCTGACATCGTGGCGCAGGTTGTGCAGGATGTGCCGTGCTTCCATGAAGCGGGCCTGCTGCACCGCTTCGCCTGCCAGGTTCAGCGGCTCGACACCGTTGCCGATGCAGTCGCGCACGCGGCGCACTGCCTTGGCCACGGCGCGCGCGTCGCCGCCCATGCGGCCGACGAGATCGTCGACGCAGAAAATGGTGTCCGGGGCGCTTGCATATGCCGTCATGGGATCTCCTGTTCGTTGAATGTCCAGTAGCGCCCGGCCGGAATGTCGACGGCCTGAAGGCCGGCGCGTTGCGATGGCGGCAAATGCCGGGAAATGAGCAGGCGCATGTCCGCCAGCGCCGAGCGCTGCGCCGTGTCGGGGGCGGCGCGGATAAGACTGGTGTCGACAATGCTGGCGTCGATCGTCTGCACCCCGGGCGCCACGACCAGCGCATCGCCGCTGTCGCCGGCCCGCGGATAGGGGCGCGTGCGCTGCGCTACCTGCAGCGCGTCGTCGCCGGATGACGCGTACAGCGTCACCCGGCCGCCGGCCGCCGTGAGTGCCGGGGCGATGTCGCGCCGAAACGCCTCCGCCTCGACATCCGGCGCCGCCAGGATGAGTTCGCGCATGCGTGGCGCCAGATCGGGACGGGCCGCGGTCACGTCGGCCACTGCGCGCGCCAGGGCGCGGCTGCCCATGCCATGCCCCAGCAGGTAGACATGGGCAACCTGCGTTCGTTCGAGCAGCCCGATCAGGAACGATGTCAGGCGCGGCAATGTCCATTCCACATTCGTTTCGTCGACCGCATACCCGGACAGACGCCCCTGCGACGGCCAGCTGTAGAATATCGGCACGCCGGCAAAGCGCAGGTCGCTGGCAATCTGGGCGGTACGGCGGGCGGCATCCTCGAAACTGACACGGAAACCATGTACGAACAGCAAGGCGCTGTTGGCTGGGCAGTGGGCAATGGTGTCGGCCAACTTGGAGAAATAGGCGGCCTGCAGCTCGATGTCCGAGCGCAGCAATACCGCGTGCCCGTCCGGGTCGTGGCGCGACTGCGGGCGCAGCAGCGTTGGCAAGGCGGGTTCCTCGCTCCCGGCGCTGCGCCGGATGGCGACCTCGCAAGTCCCGTAGCTGATCTCGCCACGGGCGGCGCCGAATTGGCGCGCCGGGTGCCGGTCGCCGGTCGGCTGGCGGTCGGTGGTGAAAAAAACCTGCAGCACTCCGCCGGGCAGGTCCGTAACCGGGCGCAATGTGCGGCGCCGGTCCACCTCCTCGACCAGGTTGCGTGCCGCGGCACGCAGGTAGCGGTCGCCTGCCAGGCCGGCGGCGGCCAGTGCGTCGGAAACGGCGAACTGGCGCGACAGCGACCCGGGATCCTGTTCGAGATCGCTGATTGCTTCATCCACGCGGGGCGACTTGCCTGTCAGGCGCGATTTGAGCATCGTGTACGCCGCGCCGGTGCCTGCATCGGCGATCGCGGCGGTCAGTGCGGTGGTGATCACATCCATGCGGTCGGGCTCCGGGGCTGCGGTTAGCACGTATCTCACCACAGCCCGCATTGCAAGTCCAGTCGGAAGTCAAGCGTGCCGGGCGCCGCCCGTCAGGCGCGGCGCCCGACTCGCGGCAAGGCGGCCGCCAGGCGCGGCGCCCGACTCGCGGCAAGGCGGCCGCCAGGGCAGCGGGTTTTCCCGGGAATGCATGGTAAATGAGAACGGTTTCCATTATCATTCCCATCTTCATCGTCTTGTCCCGTTCTTCTACCCATGACACCTGTCGCCATCCGCCGCTGGGCGTGGATTCACAAGTGGAGCAGCCTCGTCTGCACCGTTTTCATGCTGCTGCTCTGCATCACCGGGCTGCCGCTGATTTATCACCACGAGATCGGCCACCTGCTCGGCACGGAGGTGGAGGCGAAAGCCATGCCGGCCGACACGCCGAAGGCGGACATGGATGCCATCGTGGCGG
Above is a window of Pseudoduganella dura DNA encoding:
- the prsT gene encoding XrtA/PEP-CTERM system TPR-repeat protein PrsT; this translates as MPNRFPSTSFRNTSIPQPVRTALGALPLLLALGACSRPLPADDLIADARRYRDQGDAKAAIIQLKNVVQQQPEHALARLMLGQTYLDTGDMASAEKELRRARDLGAQADLVLPALGRSLLSQGQFQRLLDEFADDEGNAQILALRGQALLGLNRPDEARSRFERALQVKPGLADATLGLAKLALIGDKSDKARELVEQAIVQNPDNVESLRLKGDLQRAGNDAAAARKTYERILEVKPNNVQAHIDLANLAIQEDRLDDARQQIKLARKAQPKNLMISYSQALLDFREKRYKAALEQVQQVLRAAPDHMPSVLLAGAVSVLTGSDTRAEQYLNQFLQANPNHAYATKLLATVALRSGKRDDALKMMRSALKDAPNDADLLALAGEAEMQARNFTQSAAYFEKASALSPERSDLRLGHGLSRLKLGDNSKAIAELERAAEGGSGAERAGTLLVMSHLRDKQFDKALATVDAMIGKGDSALLQNLRAGVLLARSDLDGARAGFNKALALEAGHLAALDNLANLDVMEKKPDDARKRYQTALAGDKKNAALMTSLARLEARLGKPAEAVRWLEQAARENPDDKASAQQLADFYLRTGDKQKALTLAQKLQATDTDDAGALALLARAQELNRQDEAALESYERLAAMQPKSSAVQIRIAALHLAAKRPDDALQAARRALKADPDSVDGLMLQHALLIDRKALSEALAAAQALQARHADWPLGFKLEGDVLMVQHKPADAAQRYQRAIQVAPSAQIVIALHRALLGAGKRQEATAQMRQWLEKQPADTGTRIYYASTLAATGDYRTASQQYEQALRNAPEDPVTLNEYAWALLQMKDDRALDIAEKAYRLAPKSAAIADTLAAILIDKGNTARALPLLKTATEQAPAENDIRLRFAQVLFMTGDRKGARAQCERLLAVRDFKRHPEVRALMAKL
- a CDS encoding LuxR C-terminal-related transcriptional regulator, producing the protein MQANQPSVHIMHADAVMTAGIHALLADCGGFHLTLQDRQPQGQAHARVIIADYDSGITLARQLSPDRYGAAPRVLIVTQLDKEWQVRTAMDSGVHGYLLQGCPADELVRAVQQLSQGMRYLAEAVTRCVADSLSRESLTGRETDVLLLLARGCCNKSIARELGIGVGTVKTHVKGLMSKLDATARTHAVVVAAQRGLIGSGTRLPAPLPGRHPRGVAAMQ
- a CDS encoding sel1 repeat family protein, yielding MQCGTAVGIARRGSAGLDADHQSTPAVRISLCRPEQGKKKNMELFNKSGAMISSVFVMVGALIACQAKEGAVPPAPVIEAAAQRLSAHGGAAAERRLREWADQGSIVAKRELGMLYQNKTPRRGEAMRLFEEAARAGDAESAFQLAEMYHRAAENSGRQPDKAWPLYAQAAEHRHPKAALRLASLAKDGSEEAARWLAAAGLVK
- a CDS encoding Hpt domain-containing protein, whose protein sequence is MTAYASAPDTIFCVDDLVGRMGGDARAVAKAVRRVRDCIGNGVEPLNLAGEAVQQARFMEARHILHNLRHDVSELGASRFVAACLALELALTEGRVIEIPLLFTAAEAELRLVMDHAGTWLDQHAGRAAERG
- a CDS encoding alpha/beta hydrolase translates to MLTAAPEPDRMDVITTALTAAIADAGTGAAYTMLKSRLTGKSPRVDEAISDLEQDPGSLSRQFAVSDALAAAGLAGDRYLRAAARNLVEEVDRRRTLRPVTDLPGGVLQVFFTTDRQPTGDRHPARQFGAARGEISYGTCEVAIRRSAGSEEPALPTLLRPQSRHDPDGHAVLLRSDIELQAAYFSKLADTIAHCPANSALLFVHGFRVSFEDAARRTAQIASDLRFAGVPIFYSWPSQGRLSGYAVDETNVEWTLPRLTSFLIGLLERTQVAHVYLLGHGMGSRALARAVADVTAARPDLAPRMRELILAAPDVEAEAFRRDIAPALTAAGGRVTLYASSGDDALQVAQRTRPYPRAGDSGDALVVAPGVQTIDASIVDTSLIRAAPDTAQRSALADMRLLISRHLPPSQRAGLQAVDIPAGRYWTFNEQEIP